In a genomic window of Streptomyces pristinaespiralis:
- a CDS encoding YtxH domain-containing protein, whose protein sequence is MRYKLTFVAGLAIGFVLGTRAGRERYEQLKKSARQISQNPAVRNAAESAAHNGREAAGKAFHAVSDKVGDRVPDSVSDRVRALRERGGGAEDDWGTTNT, encoded by the coding sequence ATGCGGTACAAGCTCACGTTCGTCGCGGGACTGGCCATCGGCTTCGTGCTCGGGACACGGGCCGGGCGCGAGCGCTACGAGCAGCTCAAGAAGTCCGCGCGACAGATCTCGCAGAACCCGGCGGTCCGCAACGCCGCCGAGTCCGCCGCCCACAACGGCCGCGAGGCGGCGGGCAAGGCCTTCCACGCGGTCAGCGACAAGGTCGGTGACCGCGTGCCCGACTCGGTGTCCGACCGGGTGCGGGCGCTCCGGGAGCGGGGCGGGGGCGCCGAGGACGACTGGGGAACGACCAACACCTGA
- a CDS encoding VOC family protein, producing the protein MSSRLNPYISFAGNAREAMEFYKNVLGGNLRLNTYADIGGETSPSDADKIMHGMLETDRGFTLMGADTPPGMEHKPGNNFSISLSGEDAGELRGYWEKLSADGTVNVPLEKQMWGDTFGMCVDRFGISWMVNINESQG; encoded by the coding sequence GTGTCATCTCGCCTCAACCCGTACATCAGCTTCGCCGGCAACGCGCGCGAGGCCATGGAGTTCTACAAGAACGTCCTCGGCGGAAACCTGCGGCTGAACACCTACGCCGACATCGGCGGCGAGACCTCTCCGAGCGACGCCGACAAGATCATGCACGGCATGCTCGAGACGGACCGCGGCTTCACGCTGATGGGAGCCGACACCCCGCCCGGGATGGAGCACAAGCCCGGCAACAACTTCTCGATCAGCCTGAGCGGCGAGGACGCCGGTGAACTCCGCGGCTACTGGGAGAAGCTCTCCGCCGACGGCACGGTCAACGTCCCTCTCGAGAAGCAGATGTGGGGCGACACGTTCGGCATGTGCGTCGACAGGTTCGGCATCTCCTGGATGGTCAACATCAACGAGAGCCAGGGCTGA
- a CDS encoding RICIN domain-containing protein — translation MQQPRTPGTVPSSQPGRAPGVSDEELAAALQAGGGGLEVRPMATLLARHWQSVFDYASICATSNKTASMLTAAAFAQLMESLARNAAAGALRPHLLVTVRHIAKVWAGDPTVASVLTGLMNPEGPGENRQLVSRAFHVMPMTAQVLLWHAEVEAEGISIPAGLSGLDPRVASAQLEQAREQFRQACVRVHREYAPTAECRHYNRLLDISLRRGGVLIPDIQVHLSECSYCRFAADQLRHSGGRLGMLLAEALLGGAARSYLDSRPGRRRRAKAAQDAAGPGPRGPRGSGRHSRGGGPRTLRSLALKSRRIAAVGIAPGALTVGAAAAVTGLLVITLASALWQEDDRQAGPSVPSGAVTGTAPPAPGAGAPGPSTPAPDPTATSAGHPAAPLTTRLRNAEAGLCLDITDPAPRAGTEVTMAACSAAPTQKWVYESDGRLRSSAAPALCLNSHGLDGIVVLDGCTSRTAPDAVDVRYDLTIQGQVIPRWNDRLAMVPASTEPGANVVVKVRDESPAQVWRTDASPVGTRQQSGTGQTAPYAEEVNAPPSADHGCAGEPCSAPSAGRGAGAAPGDPGVPSGAGQGAAPDAGRAPEGVPGGEAGDPAEDGLRRVDDPPPDQGAQQSPPPLVTAVVSRNATLPPAGPAAPGPWVR, via the coding sequence ATGCAACAACCCCGCACGCCCGGAACCGTCCCCTCTTCGCAGCCCGGCCGCGCCCCCGGGGTCTCCGACGAGGAGCTCGCCGCCGCACTGCAGGCCGGTGGAGGGGGTCTGGAAGTCCGGCCGATGGCCACGCTGCTCGCTCGGCACTGGCAGTCCGTGTTCGACTACGCCTCAATTTGTGCGACCTCGAACAAAACCGCTTCGATGCTGACCGCCGCGGCTTTCGCGCAGCTGATGGAAAGTCTGGCGCGCAACGCGGCCGCGGGGGCGCTGAGGCCCCATCTTCTGGTGACCGTGCGTCATATCGCCAAGGTGTGGGCGGGCGACCCGACGGTGGCCTCGGTACTGACCGGACTCATGAATCCGGAAGGCCCCGGGGAAAACAGGCAGTTGGTCTCCCGGGCATTCCATGTAATGCCGATGACCGCTCAGGTACTCCTCTGGCACGCCGAGGTCGAGGCCGAAGGTATATCCATACCGGCGGGTTTGTCGGGGCTTGATCCACGGGTCGCCTCCGCCCAGCTCGAGCAGGCCCGCGAACAGTTCAGGCAGGCGTGCGTGCGGGTCCACCGGGAGTACGCGCCGACCGCGGAGTGCCGCCACTACAACCGCCTGCTCGACATCTCGCTGCGCCGGGGCGGGGTCCTGATCCCCGACATCCAGGTGCATCTGTCCGAGTGCTCGTACTGCCGGTTCGCCGCGGACCAGCTCCGGCACTCCGGCGGGCGGCTGGGCATGCTGCTGGCGGAGGCGCTGCTGGGCGGGGCGGCCCGGTCGTACCTCGACTCGCGGCCGGGGAGACGGCGCAGGGCGAAGGCGGCGCAGGACGCGGCCGGCCCCGGGCCCCGCGGCCCGCGGGGGAGCGGCCGGCACTCACGCGGCGGGGGGCCCCGCACACTGCGGAGCCTCGCACTGAAGAGCCGGCGGATCGCGGCGGTGGGCATCGCGCCCGGAGCGCTGACCGTCGGCGCCGCGGCGGCCGTGACCGGGCTGCTCGTCATCACGCTGGCATCGGCCCTCTGGCAGGAGGACGACAGACAGGCCGGCCCGAGCGTCCCCAGCGGCGCGGTCACCGGCACCGCCCCGCCCGCACCCGGGGCGGGCGCCCCCGGGCCCTCCACTCCCGCGCCCGACCCGACGGCCACCTCGGCCGGCCATCCGGCGGCCCCGCTGACCACCCGGCTGCGCAACGCCGAGGCCGGACTCTGCCTCGACATCACCGACCCCGCGCCGCGGGCCGGCACGGAGGTCACCATGGCGGCCTGCTCCGCCGCACCCACCCAGAAGTGGGTGTACGAGAGCGACGGCCGGCTCCGCAGCTCGGCCGCCCCCGCGCTCTGCCTCAACTCCCACGGACTCGATGGCATCGTTGTCCTCGACGGCTGCACCAGCCGGACCGCGCCCGACGCGGTGGACGTCCGCTACGACCTGACCATCCAGGGCCAGGTGATCCCGCGGTGGAACGACCGGCTGGCCATGGTGCCCGCGTCGACCGAGCCGGGGGCGAACGTGGTGGTCAAGGTCCGCGACGAATCACCGGCCCAGGTCTGGCGGACCGACGCCTCGCCCGTGGGGACACGGCAGCAGTCGGGTACGGGGCAGACTGCCCCGTACGCGGAGGAGGTCAACGCGCCGCCGTCGGCGGACCACGGGTGTGCCGGCGAGCCGTGTTCCGCGCCTTCGGCCGGTCGGGGCGCAGGCGCCGCGCCCGGCGACCCCGGTGTCCCCTCCGGCGCCGGCCAAGGCGCCGCCCCCGACGCCGGCCGTGCGCCCGAAGGTGTGCCGGGAGGCGAGGCCGGGGACCCGGCGGAGGACGGTCTGCGCCGGGTGGACGACCCGCCGCCGGACCAAGGGGCGCAGCAGAGCCCTCCGCCTCTGGTGACCGCCGTGGTGAGCCGGAACGCGACGCTCCCGCCCGCCGGGCCCGCCGCTCCCGGTCCCTGGGTCAGGTGA